The following are encoded in a window of Vespula pensylvanica isolate Volc-1 chromosome 2, ASM1446617v1, whole genome shotgun sequence genomic DNA:
- the LOC122627392 gene encoding cadherin-86C-like, with the protein MPLVGAWLKIWIYLSFIFGWTIGARPRFDTSTDMGLVLIPADAEVDSVIFRLRATDQDADFPLIFEITATITPVVRIDNLPCTLYNKVCQANVILTKRLMAGRLHDFAVRVKDSKGDSNSMQATISVTNATTQRDKIFPHIPSLIMVPEVRVNCTYK; encoded by the exons atgCCCCTTGTAGGAGCATGGTTGAAAATATGGATTTATTTGAGTTTCATCTTTGGATGGACAATAGGTGCACGACCACGATTTGATACTTCTACGGATATGGGATTGGTTTTGATACCAGCTGACGCGGAAGTCGATTCGGTTATATTTCGATTACGAGCTACCGATCAGGATGCAgattttcctcttatttttgAAATCACTG cAACAATTACACCAGTTGTAAGAATCGACAATCTGCCGTGTACGCTCTATAATAAAGTGTGCCAGGCTAATGTAATTCTAACGAAGCGTCTAATGGCTGGCCGTCTTCATGACTTTGCTGTGAGGGTTAAAGACTCGAAGGGTGACTCGAATTCGATGCAAGCGACCATTTCTGTCACGAATGCTACCACTCAACGCGATAAAATATTCCCGCACATTCCTTCTCTGATAATGGTACCCGAGGTAAGAGTTAATTGCACTTACAAATAG
- the LOC122627394 gene encoding cadherin-86C-like, with protein sequence MDFTSRLSYDTKPGKELDYLLVRANSWSGKPVYIELWQPKELFTIRQRQTPSQTRGVITLIGELDFETQSMYTLTMYATDPYTEPGKDTRNIAGLNVVVVVQDVQDVPPIFTLAPPLTRLNNSIQPGDVILRVHAEDGDKGVPREIVYGLVSEGNPFTPFFNISETTGE encoded by the exons ATGGATTTTACATCGAGACTtagttat gatacTAAACCTGGTAAGGAATTAGATTATCTGCTCGTTCGAGCAAACTCTTGGAGTGGTAAACCagtttatatagaattatgg CAACCAAAAGAATTGTTTACGATCAGACAACGACAGACACCATCGCAAACTCGAGGAGTTATAACGTTGATCGGTGAACTGGATTTCGAGACTCAATCCATGTACACTCTCACAATGTACGCGACG gATCCTTATACAGAACCTGGGAAAGATACAAGAAATATAGCTGGATTGAACGTCGTTGTTGTAGTCCAAGATGTACAAGATGTTCCACCTATTTTTACTTTGGCACCACCTTTGACGAGACTCAACAATTCTATACAACCT GGGGATGTAATATTACGAGTTCATGCAGAAGATGGAGATAAGGGCGTTCCTCGAGAAATCGTATACGGTCTCGTGTCAGAGGGCAATCCTTTCACgccattttttaatatatcagaaACGACAGGTGAGTAA